One Microcoleus sp. FACHB-831 DNA segment encodes these proteins:
- a CDS encoding RNA-binding protein: MSIYVGNLSYEVTQEDISGVFAEYGTVKRVQLPTDRETGRVRGFAFVEMSTEAEETAAIEALDGAEWMGRDLKVNKAKPRESRGPSGGGGGGGNWGNNNRSNRRY, encoded by the coding sequence ATGTCAATTTATGTAGGCAACCTATCCTACGAAGTTACGCAAGAAGACATTAGCGGTGTATTTGCCGAGTATGGAACTGTCAAGCGGGTTCAGCTACCAACTGACCGTGAAACGGGTCGCGTGCGGGGGTTTGCTTTCGTGGAAATGTCAACTGAAGCTGAAGAAACTGCTGCTATTGAGGCTCTGGATGGAGCTGAGTGGATGGGGCGGGATCTGAAAGTTAATAAGGCTAAACCTCGCGAGTCTAGAGGGCCTTCTGGTGGTGGTGGAGGTGGTGGTAACTGGGGCAATAACAACCGAAGCAATCGGCGCTATTAA
- a CDS encoding VIT domain-containing protein, translating to MTTLPPQENTTQNRNQCYCLNPACEHPENDRNAETCQNCGSKLLLQDRYRAIALIGQGGFGRTFRAIDESSPSQPYCAIKQFFPQQQGTSNTEKAAELFRKEATRLESLGKHPRIPKLLAYFEQDQRQYLIQEFIDGRNLAEELAEEGPFDETKIRQLLNDLLPILRVVHSHQVIHRDIKPENIIRRRADGSLFLVDFGAAKYTTETTLGRTGTVIGSAAFTAPEQVRGKAVFASDLYSLGVTCIHLLTQIPPFDLFDGSEDAWVWRHYLRQTPNGARGKKARKSGASVSLQLGNILDKMLQSATNKRYHSADEVLQDLNSTPIPVASFEIKKKWLVAGAVLVLGFAGVRYLVSPVTQMVTQQSDERSHSQQSGLFAEVDGKQQVFPLQHTEVMAKVAGNVSRVEVTQTFTNPFKEPLEAVYKFPLPEDAAVDDMEIKVGDRIIRGLIKKREEAKQIYQQAKEQGKTAGLLEQERDNIFTQSLANIKPGEKIDVTIRYTNSLKFEKGDYEFVFPMVVAPRYISNNGDNSNVANASTINPPVESGGNIAGQDIGVTVEIEAGVQVSNVRSTSHQIRTTKDGRILRVELAKQDTIPNKDLILRYQVAGKETQSTVLADADERGGHFATYLIPAVQYQTNEIVPKDVVFLMDTSGSQSGDPLVKSKELMRRFINGLNPQDTFTIIDFADSTTQLSPTPLRNTPENRDKALSYIERLQADGGTELLNGINTVVNFPPAPQGRLRSVVLITDGLVGDDVRAIATVQKNLKPGNRLYSFGVGSSVNRFLIERLAEEGRGTAKVVRQDEPTQEVAEKFFQQINSPVLTNIEVSWQGSGASPAIYPLKPADVFANQPVVLFGRKQDRSNGTLKISGIAAGGKRYEKTIPVNFDSAGNAAIAQLWGRARIKELMKQMYQGETSSGVKDVTDTALAYRLLSKYTAFVAVTEEVRVDPNNTRKMQVPVENPDGMRGDTTSRKNANQPQLSPAKTAKKTSSSTGLAKPITNVAALPNSMPAPSAIGQSNQVNSPSQGGQSTQSSDPSQVPEPTKMFGNILGLLLLGIYFGWKRLMGLKNSTPRH from the coding sequence ATGACAACACTGCCGCCTCAAGAAAATACAACCCAAAATCGGAATCAGTGCTACTGCCTCAATCCTGCTTGCGAGCATCCAGAGAACGATCGCAATGCCGAAACGTGCCAAAATTGCGGGTCAAAATTACTCCTGCAAGATAGATATAGAGCGATCGCGCTTATCGGTCAAGGAGGCTTTGGCAGAACATTTCGCGCTATTGATGAATCTTCCCCATCCCAACCATATTGCGCGATTAAGCAGTTTTTTCCTCAACAACAAGGCACTAGCAATACTGAAAAAGCAGCTGAGTTATTTCGCAAAGAAGCGACTCGCCTAGAGTCACTCGGCAAACATCCGCGAATTCCTAAACTGTTGGCCTATTTTGAACAAGACCAACGCCAATATTTAATACAAGAATTTATTGATGGTCGCAACTTAGCAGAAGAATTAGCTGAAGAAGGGCCATTCGACGAAACCAAAATTCGACAGTTACTTAATGATTTGTTGCCCATACTGCGGGTTGTCCACAGCCATCAAGTCATCCACAGAGACATTAAGCCAGAAAATATTATTCGCCGTCGCGCTGATGGCAGTTTGTTTTTAGTCGATTTTGGCGCTGCAAAATATACAACAGAAACTACTCTGGGAAGAACTGGCACGGTAATTGGTTCTGCGGCTTTCACGGCTCCCGAACAAGTCAGAGGTAAAGCCGTTTTTGCTAGCGATTTATACAGTTTGGGTGTCACCTGCATTCATCTACTAACCCAGATACCTCCGTTTGACTTATTTGATGGTAGCGAAGATGCCTGGGTTTGGCGACATTATCTACGTCAAACGCCGAACGGTGCGCGTGGGAAGAAGGCTAGGAAAAGTGGAGCTTCTGTGTCGCTACAGTTAGGCAATATCCTCGATAAAATGTTACAAAGTGCGACAAATAAGCGTTACCACTCAGCAGATGAAGTCCTTCAAGATTTGAATTCAACTCCTATCCCAGTTGCTAGTTTTGAAATTAAGAAAAAATGGCTAGTGGCGGGTGCTGTTTTAGTGTTGGGATTCGCAGGAGTTCGGTATTTAGTATCTCCTGTAACGCAGATGGTGACGCAACAATCTGATGAGCGATCGCACTCTCAACAAAGTGGTTTGTTTGCAGAAGTAGATGGGAAGCAGCAAGTTTTCCCGTTGCAGCATACCGAAGTGATGGCGAAAGTCGCTGGTAATGTCTCGCGGGTGGAAGTGACGCAGACTTTTACAAACCCCTTTAAAGAACCCTTAGAAGCGGTTTATAAATTTCCACTCCCTGAAGATGCGGCGGTGGATGATATGGAAATAAAAGTAGGCGATCGCATCATCCGAGGTCTTATCAAAAAACGCGAAGAAGCAAAGCAAATTTATCAGCAAGCCAAAGAGCAAGGCAAAACTGCTGGATTACTCGAACAAGAACGCGACAATATATTCACTCAGTCGCTAGCTAATATCAAACCAGGCGAAAAAATTGATGTCACTATTCGCTATACCAATAGCCTGAAGTTTGAAAAAGGCGATTACGAATTTGTATTTCCGATGGTGGTAGCACCGCGCTACATCTCAAACAATGGCGACAATAGCAATGTTGCCAACGCATCAACAATTAACCCGCCTGTAGAGTCAGGTGGAAACATTGCCGGACAAGATATTGGCGTGACGGTAGAAATTGAAGCAGGCGTACAAGTTTCTAACGTGCGCTCTACTTCTCATCAAATCCGCACTACGAAAGACGGACGCATCCTGCGAGTTGAGTTGGCTAAACAAGATACAATTCCCAACAAAGATCTCATTTTGCGCTATCAAGTTGCAGGTAAAGAAACGCAGTCTACCGTACTTGCTGATGCAGATGAACGCGGCGGACACTTTGCCACATATTTAATCCCCGCAGTGCAATATCAAACTAATGAGATTGTGCCAAAAGATGTGGTATTCCTTATGGATACCTCTGGTTCGCAATCAGGCGATCCGCTGGTAAAATCTAAGGAACTGATGCGGCGGTTTATTAATGGCTTGAATCCCCAAGATACATTTACCATTATTGACTTTGCCGATAGCACAACTCAGCTATCACCAACACCTTTACGAAATACACCAGAAAATCGCGACAAAGCCCTAAGTTATATCGAGCGGCTGCAAGCCGACGGCGGTACAGAGTTACTTAATGGCATTAATACTGTTGTGAATTTTCCACCAGCTCCCCAAGGGCGTCTGCGTAGCGTTGTGCTAATTACAGATGGATTGGTAGGCGACGACGTGCGAGCGATCGCAACAGTCCAAAAGAATCTTAAACCGGGGAATCGGCTTTATAGTTTTGGCGTGGGAAGTTCTGTTAATCGCTTTTTAATTGAGCGTTTGGCAGAGGAAGGACGAGGAACTGCAAAAGTTGTCCGTCAGGATGAACCCACACAGGAAGTAGCTGAAAAGTTCTTCCAACAAATCAACAGCCCTGTGCTAACAAATATTGAAGTTAGCTGGCAAGGTTCTGGCGCTTCACCAGCAATTTATCCCCTAAAGCCTGCGGATGTATTTGCAAATCAGCCAGTAGTGTTGTTTGGGCGCAAGCAAGATCGCAGCAATGGCACTTTGAAGATTTCCGGGATTGCTGCGGGTGGCAAACGTTATGAGAAGACAATTCCAGTCAATTTTGACAGCGCTGGAAACGCAGCGATCGCTCAACTTTGGGGACGCGCCCGCATTAAAGAATTGATGAAACAAATGTATCAGGGTGAAACTTCATCCGGCGTCAAAGATGTTACCGATACGGCTTTAGCTTATCGTTTGCTATCTAAATACACCGCATTTGTCGCCGTCACTGAAGAAGTGCGAGTCGATCCCAATAACACCAGGAAAATGCAAGTACCAGTGGAAAATCCGGATGGTATGAGGGGTGACACTACTTCTCGCAAAAATGCTAATCAGCCCCAACTTTCTCCCGCGAAAACAGCTAAGAAAACGTCATCTTCTACAGGGCTTGCCAAGCCGATAACGAATGTAGCAGCGCTACCTAATTCAATGCCAGCACCCAGCGCAATAGGGCAATCCAACCAGGTTAATTCACCTAGTCAAGGGGGGCAATCCACTCAATCTTCAGACCCAAGCCAAGTGCCAGAACCCACCAAAATGTTCGGCAATATTCTAGGGCTTTTGTTGTTAGGAATTTACTTTGGCTGGAAGCGGCTGATGGGATTGAAAAACTCTACACCCCGCCATTAA
- a CDS encoding pentapeptide repeat-containing protein: MNTKELLSRYAAGQRNFIDVDLMAANLKNVNLSNINLSGAKLNGAKLNNANLTKANLTNVNLSGAKLGGARLSGANLTKADLSKTDLHTTNLSYAHLHEANFSSANMGNVDLMGANLTGANLNGASLIGANLTKANLALTDLTNVDLSDVNLSHAYLRGATMPDGTKHD; encoded by the coding sequence ATGAATACCAAAGAACTTTTAAGCCGATATGCAGCCGGACAAAGAAATTTTATTGACGTAGATCTGATGGCAGCAAACTTGAAAAATGTAAATCTTAGCAATATAAATTTGAGTGGCGCAAAACTGAATGGCGCAAAACTCAATAATGCAAACTTAACTAAGGCAAACTTAACAAATGTAAATCTGAGCGGTGCAAAGCTCGGCGGTGCAAGACTAAGCGGAGCAAATTTAACTAAGGCAGACCTCAGTAAGACAGATTTGCATACAACAAACTTGAGTTATGCACACCTGCATGAGGCCAATTTTAGTAGTGCAAATATGGGGAACGTGGACTTGATGGGGGCAAACCTCACTGGAGCCAATCTTAATGGGGCAAGCCTAATTGGGGCAAACTTAACTAAAGCAAACTTGGCTCTAACCGACTTAACTAACGTAGACCTAAGTGATGTAAACCTCAGTCATGCATACCTGCGCGGGGCAACAATGCCTGATGGAACAAAGCACGATTAG
- a CDS encoding DUF3124 domain-containing protein: protein MKLYPYLYSAIASLLLTACTLQDAQKLPQLDSNQVSQKQLKVVNLDKTKILMGQTIYVPVYSHIYFENKKQAIDLSATLSVRNTDIDNSIIITSVRYYDTNGKLVRQYLENPIELGSLASTDFVVERSDKSGGLGANFIVEWVAEKEVSQPVFETVMISASSAQGISFVSNGRVIKNLSPKK, encoded by the coding sequence ATGAAGCTGTATCCTTATCTCTATTCAGCAATTGCGAGCCTTCTCCTCACTGCCTGCACATTGCAAGATGCTCAAAAATTGCCCCAACTTGATAGTAATCAAGTAAGTCAAAAGCAACTCAAGGTGGTGAATTTAGATAAAACCAAAATACTTATGGGTCAAACTATATACGTTCCCGTTTATTCCCATATCTATTTTGAGAATAAAAAGCAAGCTATAGATTTATCAGCCACTCTCAGCGTCCGCAATACAGATATAGATAATAGCATTATTATTACTTCAGTACGATACTACGATACCAACGGTAAATTGGTTAGGCAGTATTTAGAAAATCCGATAGAACTAGGCTCCTTGGCTTCTACGGATTTTGTGGTAGAGAGAAGTGACAAAAGTGGTGGCTTAGGAGCAAATTTTATCGTGGAATGGGTAGCAGAAAAAGAAGTTTCTCAGCCTGTGTTTGAGACAGTTATGATTAGTGCTTCAAGCGCTCAGGGAATATCTTTCGTAAGTAATGGTAGAGTAATCAAGAACCTAAGTCCCAAAAAATAA
- a CDS encoding sodium:proton antiporter, whose translation MDSLASTTAFLWLFSPPFILGSINNADPSNPGKVEGLVTVLIILLLVATGVALVSRYLRLPYVTGLVLAGLAITELLPRRIGLDSSLIFNLFLPILLFEAAINTDISRLRSTIKPIALLAGPGVVISSGITAIILKFGLGLTWIPALLVGVILAITDTVSVIAVFKEVSVPSRLSTIVEGESLFNDGIALVVFSLILQVHQTGSLTFLAGLQELFVVIVGGTLVGLALGYLSTGLFVRSDDPLSSILLTVAVALGTFQIGEILGVSAVVAVVVAGLIIGNVGLSRSVSASSNITLLSFWEYAGFGVNTFIFLLIGLEIDLITLWKTLPAVLLAIVAYQVGRLVSVYPLLALVRFFDRAIPLRWQHILFLGNIKGSLSMALAFSLPATILGREALIALVFGTVLLSLVGQGLSLPWFVKRFNLSHFSEFQQQTEELQAELITAKAAQDELDSLLKSGVLPKSIYEEMRSTYQFKVAGAEKLLRDLYNKRPEQLSNSLGDRTKFDAIRRRLLLAEKGALNEALRKRILDEQIVRGRLQTINQQLLKLEDD comes from the coding sequence ATGGACAGTCTTGCATCAACAACAGCATTCCTCTGGTTATTTTCACCGCCATTTATACTAGGAAGCATCAATAACGCAGACCCATCCAATCCAGGGAAGGTAGAGGGTTTAGTCACCGTTTTGATTATTCTCCTGCTGGTTGCGACTGGTGTTGCTCTCGTCTCCCGTTACCTTCGGCTTCCGTATGTCACGGGTTTAGTATTAGCGGGGTTGGCAATTACAGAATTGCTGCCGCGTCGCATCGGCTTGGATTCTTCGCTAATATTCAATCTCTTTCTACCAATTCTGTTATTTGAAGCTGCCATTAATACTGATATCAGCCGCCTCCGCAGCACTATAAAACCAATTGCGCTTTTAGCAGGGCCAGGGGTGGTAATTTCTTCTGGCATTACGGCAATTATATTGAAATTTGGCCTGGGGTTAACTTGGATACCAGCGTTGTTGGTAGGGGTGATTTTGGCAATTACCGACACAGTTTCAGTAATTGCTGTTTTCAAGGAAGTGTCAGTCCCCTCTCGGCTGTCCACAATTGTTGAGGGAGAAAGTTTATTTAATGATGGTATTGCTTTAGTTGTGTTCAGCCTGATTCTACAAGTGCATCAAACTGGCTCGTTAACGTTTTTGGCTGGACTTCAAGAACTCTTTGTAGTGATTGTGGGAGGCACTCTTGTAGGATTAGCGTTGGGTTACTTAAGCACTGGTTTATTTGTTCGCTCAGACGATCCTCTAAGCAGTATTTTACTGACAGTTGCAGTAGCGCTAGGAACGTTTCAGATCGGTGAAATTCTGGGAGTGTCTGCTGTTGTAGCGGTAGTAGTAGCCGGGTTGATTATCGGGAATGTTGGGCTTTCCAGAAGTGTTTCTGCGTCCAGTAACATAACGTTATTAAGTTTTTGGGAATATGCTGGCTTTGGGGTCAATACCTTTATTTTCCTACTTATCGGTTTAGAAATAGATTTAATAACGCTGTGGAAAACACTGCCAGCAGTTTTGCTGGCGATTGTAGCTTATCAAGTAGGGCGCTTGGTGTCGGTATATCCATTATTGGCACTTGTTCGTTTTTTTGACCGGGCGATTCCGTTGCGCTGGCAGCATATCCTGTTTCTTGGTAATATCAAAGGCTCGCTGTCAATGGCTCTTGCTTTTAGTTTACCTGCAACTATTTTAGGTAGGGAGGCATTGATTGCTTTAGTATTTGGCACGGTACTGCTGTCGTTGGTTGGGCAAGGGCTAAGTTTACCTTGGTTTGTGAAACGGTTTAATTTGTCTCATTTCTCAGAATTTCAGCAACAAACAGAGGAATTACAAGCCGAGCTAATTACCGCTAAAGCAGCGCAAGATGAATTAGATAGCTTGTTAAAATCTGGTGTTCTACCGAAATCTATCTATGAGGAAATGCGTTCAACTTATCAATTTAAGGTGGCAGGAGCCGAAAAATTGTTGAGGGATTTGTATAACAAACGTCCCGAACAACTGAGCAATTCTCTGGGCGATCGCACTAAATTTGATGCTATTCGTCGGCGCTTGCTACTAGCAGAAAAGGGAGCGCTAAACGAGGCGTTGCGTAAGCGGATTCTTGACGAACAAATCGTGCGCGGCAGGCTACAGACGATTAACCAACAACTGCTCAAACTAGAAGATGATTAA
- a CDS encoding ABC transporter ATP-binding protein translates to MSKVLFCVENLRVAYPSRRSSGQPSWAVDDVSFTLEPGEKLGMVGESGCGKSTLGRAIMRLLPAQTRIEGRAYFQGQSIFELTPPQMRRFRGEAVALVFQDPMTRLDPLMTIGEHCLETLKAHEPDLSRRQAKDRAIATLEAVKIPPTRWSQYPHEFSGGMRQRVAIALALLLNPKLIVADEPTTSLDVTVAAQILQELTRLCREREMALLLISHDLAMVGEYCDRIAVMYAGKMVETGPVKDIFSRPQHEYTRSLLNAALHLREQGTEKGEQVIESKVQDAPLLRIKNLEKHYTLERGFIEQFLSQFGNREDVKTPAAIKAVDGINLELYPGEILGLVGESGCGKSTLSRTILQLIRPSGGSVEFLGQDLTKLSPESMRAERREIQMVFQDPHACLNPVMTVGQSIADPLFIHNLASPKEAKSRVMQMLERVGLTPAEEYYQRYPSDLSGGQQQRVAIARALITRPKLLICDEPVSMLDATVQTQVLQLMLELKKEFNLTYLFITHDLSVARFLCDRIAVMNSGKIIELGETQEIFNNPQHPYTKTLLQAAPLLVPQQM, encoded by the coding sequence ATGAGTAAAGTCCTTTTTTGTGTAGAAAATCTGCGGGTAGCTTATCCAAGCCGTCGGTCTAGCGGTCAGCCTAGTTGGGCTGTGGATGATGTTTCTTTTACCCTTGAACCCGGGGAAAAACTGGGGATGGTGGGTGAATCGGGGTGCGGTAAGTCAACGCTGGGACGGGCAATAATGCGGTTGTTACCTGCACAGACGCGCATTGAAGGACGTGCGTATTTTCAGGGTCAGTCTATTTTTGAGCTTACACCCCCACAGATGCGGCGATTTCGCGGGGAAGCTGTGGCGTTGGTGTTTCAAGATCCGATGACTCGCCTCGATCCGTTGATGACGATTGGCGAACATTGTCTGGAAACTCTGAAGGCTCATGAACCAGACCTATCGCGGCGCCAAGCTAAGGACAGGGCGATCGCTACTCTGGAGGCGGTGAAGATTCCGCCTACGCGCTGGTCGCAGTATCCACACGAGTTTAGCGGTGGGATGCGCCAACGGGTGGCGATCGCTCTGGCTCTCTTGCTCAACCCTAAGCTGATTGTGGCTGATGAACCCACTACGAGTCTTGATGTTACTGTCGCCGCACAGATTTTACAGGAACTAACAAGATTGTGTCGGGAAAGGGAAATGGCGTTATTGCTGATTTCTCACGATTTGGCGATGGTGGGGGAATATTGCGATCGCATTGCTGTAATGTACGCTGGCAAGATGGTGGAAACTGGCCCTGTGAAGGATATTTTTTCCCGTCCGCAACACGAATATACGCGATCGCTGCTAAATGCTGCCCTACATCTAAGGGAACAAGGAACAGAAAAAGGGGAACAGGTAATTGAATCTAAAGTCCAAGATGCACCGTTGCTGCGTATAAAAAATTTAGAAAAACACTACACTTTGGAACGCGGTTTTATTGAGCAGTTTTTATCACAATTTGGCAATCGAGAAGATGTAAAAACACCTGCGGCGATTAAAGCAGTAGATGGCATTAATTTAGAGCTGTATCCAGGTGAAATTCTCGGACTTGTTGGAGAATCTGGTTGTGGCAAAAGTACTTTATCTCGTACTATTTTGCAGCTGATTCGTCCTAGTGGTGGAAGCGTGGAGTTTTTGGGACAAGATTTAACAAAATTGTCTCCCGAGTCGATGCGAGCGGAACGGCGGGAAATACAAATGGTGTTTCAAGATCCCCATGCTTGTCTAAATCCGGTGATGACGGTAGGACAAAGTATTGCCGATCCTCTTTTTATTCACAATTTGGCTAGTCCCAAAGAGGCGAAAAGCCGCGTAATGCAGATGTTAGAGCGGGTAGGACTTACTCCCGCCGAGGAATATTATCAGAGATATCCTTCCGATTTGTCTGGGGGACAACAGCAAAGGGTAGCGATCGCGCGGGCTTTGATTACTCGTCCCAAGCTGTTAATTTGCGACGAACCTGTGAGTATGTTGGATGCTACTGTGCAGACGCAAGTATTGCAGCTAATGTTGGAGTTAAAAAAGGAATTTAACCTGACTTATTTGTTTATTACTCACGATTTGTCGGTAGCAAGATTTTTATGCGATCGCATTGCTGTGATGAATTCTGGAAAAATTATCGAACTTGGGGAGACTCAAGAAATTTTTAACAATCCCCAACATCCTTATACCAAAACTTTGTTACAAGCTGCACCATTACTCGTGCCACAGCAAATGTAA
- a CDS encoding zf-TFIIB domain-containing protein, protein MNCPKCKNVSLIDGTLAGHLAVKQCMECKGTWIPASEYEAWQASLAQLPSVDPELLSQTLPVDFVQSPFDTKAALCPECRRYLSRAKVKLKTPFYVERCLTCEGIWCDYGEWDVLSKLGLHATIEQLFSNEWQARVEKQQQSEKEREATTEKLGSDLATRVFELAELLAKHPNGDFGVAYLMRRVGVTK, encoded by the coding sequence GTGAACTGCCCAAAATGTAAAAATGTATCGCTAATCGATGGCACGTTGGCTGGACATTTAGCGGTTAAGCAATGTATGGAGTGCAAGGGGACTTGGATTCCTGCTAGTGAATACGAAGCGTGGCAAGCTAGTCTAGCGCAGCTTCCGAGTGTAGATCCAGAATTGCTCTCTCAAACCCTTCCTGTAGATTTTGTGCAGTCTCCCTTCGATACCAAGGCTGCTTTGTGTCCGGAGTGCCGACGCTATCTATCCCGCGCTAAGGTGAAGCTGAAGACGCCGTTTTATGTGGAGCGCTGTCTGACTTGTGAGGGTATTTGGTGCGATTATGGCGAGTGGGATGTGCTATCTAAGCTAGGACTGCACGCAACGATTGAGCAGCTATTTTCCAATGAATGGCAAGCACGGGTGGAAAAGCAGCAGCAATCGGAGAAAGAACGCGAGGCGACAACGGAAAAACTCGGCTCCGATTTGGCGACGCGCGTGTTTGAGCTTGCTGAACTTTTAGCAAAACATCCGAATGGGGATTTTGGAGTTGCCTATCTGATGCGGCGAGTAGGAGTAACTAAATAA
- the rpsU gene encoding 30S ribosomal protein S21 has protein sequence MTQIVVGENEGIESALRRFKRQVSKAGIFPDIKRQRHFETPIEKRKRKALARRRKRRFRY, from the coding sequence ATGACCCAAATAGTTGTAGGCGAAAATGAAGGCATTGAGTCAGCATTGCGCCGATTTAAGCGCCAAGTATCTAAAGCAGGGATTTTTCCAGATATAAAGCGCCAACGTCACTTTGAGACTCCAATTGAGAAACGCAAGCGCAAAGCACTTGCTAGAAGGCGTAAACGTCGTTTCCGCTATTGA
- a CDS encoding cyanoexosortase A system-associated protein, which translates to MKRWDKIRIWLVAAIFGGVLAVLGNSILYPSVSDRAPSEFVFPTTISLPGWQALASSPLINQTTEKLTKYISGRQYRYSQKDWFLDIEMRYLANTNGDIKGLIKTYKNIPNYTDKIVPILRQQQGIGFYSLFVHSERAYLSACINPRGGSTVTDEQFRNNRIIYDVRLSRLIPWLLGRAELRDMRCLWAHLSIPLKDYSAVENAYQTLEQAWVPWYQWWQYKLVGWVLPTLVIMI; encoded by the coding sequence ATGAAACGTTGGGATAAAATCAGGATTTGGCTGGTGGCTGCAATTTTTGGCGGTGTACTGGCGGTTTTGGGGAATTCAATTTTATATCCTAGCGTAAGCGATCGCGCCCCTTCAGAATTCGTTTTTCCCACAACAATATCTTTACCTGGCTGGCAGGCTTTAGCAAGCAGCCCCCTAATTAATCAAACTACAGAAAAGCTTACTAAATACATTTCTGGAAGGCAATATCGCTACAGTCAGAAGGATTGGTTCCTAGATATTGAAATGCGCTATCTTGCTAATACAAACGGTGATATCAAAGGCTTAATAAAAACCTATAAAAATATCCCCAACTACACGGATAAAATTGTACCCATCTTACGCCAACAACAAGGAATAGGCTTCTATAGCCTTTTTGTTCATAGCGAACGAGCCTATCTTAGCGCCTGTATTAACCCGCGTGGCGGTAGTACAGTCACGGATGAACAGTTTAGGAACAATCGTATTATTTACGATGTGCGCTTGAGCCGCTTAATTCCCTGGTTGCTAGGTCGCGCAGAACTGCGAGATATGCGTTGTTTATGGGCGCATTTGTCGATACCCCTAAAAGATTATTCTGCTGTAGAAAATGCATATCAAACTTTAGAACAAGCCTGGGTTCCTTGGTATCAATGGTGGCAATACAAATTAGTAGGATGGGTATTGCCCACCCTAGTAATTATGATTTAA
- a CDS encoding TrkA family potassium uptake protein: protein MYVLIGGAGLVGLTLAQKLVELGHTVAIIDIDPNACRYARDQVGIMAFEGSAVSTEVLLEAGIRKADSLAAVLRDDALNLAMVTLAKHYGVSHIVGRMRHPDFEQPLKIAGAHHVISTIDLAVATMVNAIEYPEVESMMHFEQGQIEVLKLAIPQQCNVVGRSVAQIAQDSRFPTGSLIIGYQPHPHMDLMIPNGSTILEPGSTILIVTKPGSLHQVIDFIGGS, encoded by the coding sequence ATGTACGTGTTAATTGGTGGAGCGGGCTTAGTAGGGCTTACTTTAGCCCAAAAACTGGTAGAACTAGGGCATACCGTCGCAATAATTGATATCGACCCCAATGCGTGCCGTTATGCCCGCGATCAAGTGGGAATAATGGCTTTTGAAGGCAGTGCTGTGAGTACAGAAGTCTTGCTAGAAGCGGGAATTCGCAAAGCAGACTCACTAGCTGCTGTCCTGCGGGATGATGCCTTAAATCTGGCTATGGTAACTCTTGCCAAACACTATGGCGTTTCCCATATTGTGGGTAGGATGCGCCACCCCGATTTTGAACAACCTTTAAAAATTGCTGGGGCACACCATGTAATTAGCACCATAGATTTAGCAGTTGCCACAATGGTCAATGCCATAGAATATCCCGAAGTGGAATCTATGATGCATTTTGAGCAGGGTCAAATTGAAGTTTTAAAACTCGCAATTCCACAGCAGTGCAATGTTGTTGGTCGTAGTGTTGCCCAAATCGCTCAAGACTCTCGCTTCCCCACAGGTTCTCTAATTATTGGTTATCAACCCCATCCCCACATGGATTTGATGATTCCCAACGGCAGTACGATACTGGAACCAGGTTCAACCATCTTGATCGTGACGAAGCCGGGGTCATTACATCAAGTGATTGATTTTATCGGCGGCTCTTAA